The following coding sequences are from one Diabrotica virgifera virgifera chromosome 2, PGI_DIABVI_V3a window:
- the LOC126880711 gene encoding homeobox protein Hox-C4a-like, producing the protein MIMSSFLMNPVSGALPSSYQQAQHISGGVVVDPKFPPSEEYSQNSYIPSPTENFFGNHHLNQPQHHLQYGYHNHHQTTSYGSGGMPLSGTGYGSYGNYYHHQLHHAPPIHSHQIRPPILHENQQNLVNCGSISNNHNQSSVGNSSNILQSISDISTNVSQPSDVNSSVCSPASVGHGQESRGSPPGHSLQELGLRLEDNVSDEPDDIDDQGSSTNNDEEEDDDADGDRQIYPWMKKVHVAGACKYLSLVFELADTKLKNKYLLYLKEAKKYILLINNILRTTIPINLQFTYHEFFTRFDVFLLLNT; encoded by the coding sequence ATGATCATGAGTTCGTTTTTAATGAACCCCGTTTCTGGAGCTTTGCCGTCGAGTTATCAGCAAGCTCAGCATATATCAGGTGGTGTTGTTGTCGATCCGAAATTTCCGCCTAGTGAAGAGTATAGTCAGAACAGTTATATACCCTCTCCGACCGAGAATTTTTTCGGGAACCATCATTTGAATCAGCCTCAGCATCACCTGCAATATGGCTACCACAATCATCACCAAACTACGTCGTACGGATCAGGAGGCATGCCTTTGTCTGGAACGGGATACGGTAGTTACGGTAATTATTATCATCATCAACTGCATCATGCACCCCCTATACATTCGCACCAGATTCGACCGCCTATACTGCACGAGAATCAACAGAACCTTGTCAATTGCGGATCGATATCAAACAATCACAACCAATCCTCGGTTGGCAATTcctcgaacattttacaaagtatTTCGGACATTTCGACTAATGTTTCGCAACCCAGTGATGTGAACTCTAGTGTGTGTAGTCCTGCTTCCGTGGGCCATGGACAAGAATCGAGGGGATCGCCCCCCGGACACTCGTTGCAGGAATTAGGACTCAGATTAGAGGATAATGTGTCTGATGAACCTGACGATATAGACGATCAGGGTAGTTCTACAAACAATGACGAAGAAGAGGATGATGATGCGGATGGTGATAGGCAGATTTACCCCTGGATGAAGAAAGTTCACGTTGCAGGAGCATGTAAGTACCTGAGTTTGGTTTTTGAATTGGCAGATACGAAATTAAAGAACAAATATTTGTTGTATCTTAAGGAAgccaaaaaatatatattacttATTAATAATATATTGAGGACTACTATTCCTATTAATTTACAATTTACCTATCATGAATTCTTCACCCGCTTTGACGTCTTTTTGTTATTAAATACCTAG